The proteins below come from a single Lates calcarifer isolate ASB-BC8 linkage group LG11, TLL_Latcal_v3, whole genome shotgun sequence genomic window:
- the LOC108880763 gene encoding immunoglobulin gamma-1 heavy chain, with the protein MEKMIFWSLFFIVTVHGVWSEIKLDQSPSEVKRPGETVKMSCIISGYSMTSYYIHWIQQRPGRGLEWIGRMDTGSNSASYGSSFQSRFVMTEDVSSSTQYLQVNSLTAEDSAVYFCARDTVTEDSGAAFDYWGKGTAVTVQSEASQSPTLFPVVQCKTGSGKMTVGCLAHDFSPKHLIFQWTDASGTALTSVQHSSVSAQNNKYIGVSFIQISKSDWDSRKSYNCTVTHVGAPKILHVQKPIPAKVTLISVPSEDTQALVCTIEDSRSGTLEPFKWKKNDVALASYIESSMIKTGELNSAVSVLKVSNTDWDSKAVYTCEATYRGTIYTRKISKGAVTVTLEQPSPKIIFSNNQAKLDCVITGQDRTIVDETQITWEIDGEVTSGVLGQVKSSSTQYSKTSTVTLDYTKWQNVNKVRCSATREDMTPVIQDLTVHRGEGRQTKVTVHVLPDEDIDKGDSTEVTLVCLVSSPVQQDYYIAWTEQSERDSGIYADGINFFQDKNEKGFSVTSVYKTTKKNWNEKHIFYCHVRPAGSTESMTSRGVSKIKESNPSFAQSCTEDPTEEDELSSLWSTTSFFIFLFIFSLFYNMIFSLVKMKKH; encoded by the exons ATGGAAAAGATGATTTTTTGGAGTTTATTCTTTATAGTCACTGTTCATG GAGTTTGGAGTGAGATCAAACTGGACCAGTCTCCATCTGAGGTGAAAAGACctggagagacagtgaagatGTCATGTATCATATCTGGTTATAGCATGACAAGCTACTATATACACTGGATACAACAGAGACCAGGGAGAGGTCTGGAGTGGATTGGGAGGATGGACACAGGCTCAAACTCTGCTAGCTATGGCAGCTCCTTTCAAAGTCGTTTTGTCATGACTGAAGATGTGTCCAGCAGCACTCAGTACCTCCAGGtcaacagtctgacagcagaagattctgctgtttacttCTGTGCTCGAGACACAGTGACTGAAGACAGTGGAGCAGC CTTTGACTACTGGGGTAAAGGGACTGCAGTCACAGTACAATCAG AAGCTTCTCAATCGCCGACTCTGTTCCCTGTGGTGCAGTGCAAAACTGGATCTGGAAAAATGACTGTTGGTTGTCTTGCGCATGACTTCTCCCCAAAGCATCTAATTTTCCAGTGGACTGATGCTAGTGGGACTGCCCTGACTTCAGTACAACATTCTTCAGTTTCagctcaaaacaacaaatatataGGAGTCAGTTTTATCCAAATATCAAAATCAGACTGGGATTCAAGGAAATCTTACAACTGCACAGTAACTCATGTTGGTGCTCCCAAAATCCTGCATGTGCAAA AGCCTATTCCTGCAAAAGTGACTTTGATATCTGTGCCAAGTGAGGACACCCAGGCCCTGGTCTGTACAATTGAGGACAGCCGCAGTGGAACATTGGAAccatttaaatggaaaaagaatGACGTAGCGTTGGCCAGCTACATTGAAAGCTCCATGATAAAAACTGGAGAGTTAAATTCAGCTGTCAGTGTCCTGAAAGTCAGCAACACAGACTGGGACAGTAAAGCTGTTTACACCTGTGAGGCAACTTACAGAGGAACCATATATACAAGAAAGATCTCAAAAG GTGCTGTCACAGTAACCCTGGAACAACCAAGtccaaaaataattttcagCAACAACCAGGCAAAGCTGGACTGTGTCATCACTGGACAAGACAGGACCATTGTAGATGAAACTCAAATCACATGGGAAATTGATGGAGAAGTGACCAGTGGAGTCCTTGGGCAAGTGAAGTCTAGCAGCACTCAGTACAGCAAAACCAGCACAGTGACTCTTGATTATACCAAGTGGCAGAATGTCAACAAAGTGCGCTGTTCTGCCACTAGAGAAGATATGACACCAGTTATTCAAGATCTGACTGTCCACAGAGGAG AAGGGAGACAGACAAAAGTGACAGTCCACGTCCTTCCAGACGAGGACATTGATAAAGGGGACTCAACTGAGGTCACTCTGGTGTGTCTGGTCTCCAGTCCTGTGCAGCAAGATTACTACATCGCCTGGACAGAGCAATCTGAAAGAGATTCTGGAATTTATGCTGATGGCATAAACTTCTTCCAAGATAAGAATGAAAAAGGTTTCTCAGTTACAAGTGTTTACAAAACCACCAAGAAAAACTGGAACGAGAAGCACATTTTTTATTGCCACGTCCGGCCTGCTGGCAGCACCGAGTCCATGACATCACGAGGAGTGTCTAAGATCAAGG AATCAAATCCGAGTTTTGCTCAGAGCTGCACAGAAGATCCCACTGAAGAGGATGAGCTCAGCAGTCTGTGGTCCACAACCTCCTTCTTCATATTTCTATTCATATTCTCTCTCTTCTATAACATGATATTCAGCCTGGTCAAG atgaagAAACATTAA